In Rahnella variigena, one DNA window encodes the following:
- the nrdI gene encoding class Ib ribonucleoside-diphosphate reductase assembly flavoprotein NrdI, whose protein sequence is MNPLVYFSSSSENTHRFVGRTGLPAIRIPIDRQPEKLRVDTPYILVVPSYGGGSAKGAVPTQVIRFLNDEHNRSLIRGVIAAGNTNFGAAYCIAGEIISQKCQVPYLYRFELLGTPEDVAKVRQGVTEFWQRQN, encoded by the coding sequence ATGAATCCGTTGGTCTATTTTTCCAGCAGTTCAGAAAACACCCATCGCTTCGTCGGCAGAACGGGATTGCCGGCGATCCGCATCCCGATAGATCGTCAGCCTGAAAAATTGCGTGTCGACACACCGTATATTTTGGTGGTGCCGAGCTACGGCGGCGGATCGGCCAAAGGCGCGGTGCCGACACAAGTGATCCGTTTTCTGAACGATGAACATAACCGTTCACTCATCCGCGGCGTTATCGCCGCCGGTAACACCAACTTCGGCGCAGCGTATTGCATTGCCGGTGAGATTATTTCCCAGAAGTGTCAGGTGCCTTACCTGTACCGCTTTGAATTGCTGGGAACGCCGGAAGACGTTGCAAAGGTCAGACAGGGAGTAACAGAATTTTGGCAGCGACAGAACTAG
- the nrdH gene encoding glutaredoxin-like protein NrdH, producing the protein MSIIIYSKPDCVQCNATYRALDKQGIAYEVVDLTQDEQALGQVRAMGYQQVPVIVAGDDHWSGFRPDKISALRQLQNAF; encoded by the coding sequence ATGAGCATTATTATTTACAGTAAACCAGACTGTGTCCAGTGCAACGCGACTTACCGTGCATTAGATAAACAAGGCATCGCCTACGAAGTTGTCGATTTGACTCAGGATGAGCAGGCTCTCGGGCAGGTTCGTGCGATGGGTTATCAGCAGGTTCCGGTGATTGTAGCCGGTGACGACCACTGGTCTGGTTTCCGTCCGGACAAAATCAGCGCCCTGCGCCAGCTTCAGAACGCGTTCTGA
- a CDS encoding carboxymuconolactone decarboxylase family protein, whose amino-acid sequence MTALRLPYYSLSSSVMEPMKAALSALENGPLDNVIIELAFLRVSQINGCAYCLDMHSKALRKMDVAQTKLDQLAGWQVSHAYSERERAALAWAESLTLIAATGAPDNAFEPLKAQFSDVEISELTFAIGLMNAFNRLAVGMRQ is encoded by the coding sequence ATGACTGCACTTCGCCTGCCTTACTATTCCCTGTCTTCTTCGGTGATGGAACCGATGAAAGCGGCGCTCAGCGCGCTGGAAAACGGTCCGCTGGATAACGTGATTATCGAACTGGCTTTCCTGCGTGTTTCGCAAATTAACGGCTGTGCATATTGTCTGGATATGCACTCTAAAGCGTTGCGCAAAATGGACGTCGCGCAGACCAAACTGGATCAGCTGGCGGGCTGGCAGGTCAGCCACGCGTATTCTGAGCGTGAACGCGCGGCGCTGGCCTGGGCTGAATCACTCACTCTGATTGCCGCTACCGGCGCACCGGATAACGCCTTTGAGCCACTGAAAGCACAATTCAGCGACGTGGAAATCTCAGAACTGACCTTCGCCATCGGTCTGATGAATGCGTTTAACCGTCTCGCGGTGGGTATGCGCCAGTAA